The Mesorhizobium sp. B1-1-8 genome contains a region encoding:
- a CDS encoding ABC transporter permease, which yields MLLQRFLVRLVTMLVTLFGVAIVVFVVIRVAPGDPIAMMLPPGASNDDIARLRALYGLDKTIVQQFFIWLAGVLRGDFGTSISLRQDVLGLVFNRLPATLELATVALIMAVAIGVSAAILGARERGTAVEAGIDIASGATLSIPDFLWGLVLILLFGVLVPVFDISGRVSPQLDLPFVTQFYLIESIVRLRFDLTWDLLKHMLMPSIALALPLAAIIAQLLKQSLNEVLDLDYVVLARVKGFSETQVILREALKNAALPTLTLVGVQFTFLIGGTVIVERLFSYEGLGNMAIDAVINRDLPLIQGIVLVFALLFVLINLAVDMMYALLNPRLRHG from the coding sequence ATGCTGCTGCAAAGATTCCTCGTTCGTCTGGTGACGATGCTGGTGACGCTGTTCGGCGTCGCCATCGTCGTCTTCGTCGTCATCCGCGTCGCCCCCGGTGACCCGATCGCGATGATGCTGCCGCCCGGCGCCAGCAATGACGACATCGCGCGGCTGCGGGCGCTCTACGGACTGGACAAGACCATCGTGCAGCAATTCTTCATCTGGCTTGCCGGCGTCCTCAGGGGTGATTTCGGCACTTCGATCTCGCTCCGCCAGGACGTGCTCGGCCTTGTCTTCAACCGGCTGCCGGCGACGCTGGAGTTGGCCACCGTCGCCCTCATCATGGCAGTGGCGATCGGCGTCAGCGCGGCGATTCTCGGCGCGCGCGAGCGCGGCACGGCGGTCGAGGCCGGCATCGATATCGCCAGCGGCGCGACGCTCTCCATTCCAGACTTCCTCTGGGGTCTGGTGCTGATCCTGCTGTTCGGCGTGCTTGTGCCGGTGTTCGATATTTCCGGCAGGGTGTCGCCACAGCTCGACCTGCCCTTCGTCACCCAGTTCTATCTGATCGAGAGCATTGTCAGGCTCCGCTTCGACCTGACCTGGGATCTGCTGAAGCACATGCTGATGCCGTCGATCGCGCTGGCGCTGCCGCTGGCGGCGATCATCGCGCAGCTTTTGAAACAGTCGCTCAACGAAGTGCTCGACCTCGACTATGTCGTGCTGGCTCGGGTGAAGGGCTTTTCCGAGACACAGGTGATCCTGCGCGAGGCGCTGAAGAACGCCGCGCTGCCGACGCTGACGCTGGTCGGCGTGCAGTTCACTTTCCTGATCGGCGGCACGGTCATCGTCGAGCGGCTGTTTTCCTATGAAGGCCTCGGCAATATGGCGATCGACGCCGTCATCAACCGCGATTTGCCGCTGATCCAGGGCATCGTGCTGGTGTTCGCGCTGCTCTTCGTGCTGATCAACCTTGCCGTCGACATGATGTATGCGCTGCTCAATCCGAGGCTGCGCCATGGATGA
- a CDS encoding enoyl-CoA hydratase family protein, translating into MTNMAGLKPKHFLWQVEGRIARIRLDRPERKNPLTFDSYAELRDTFRDLVYADDVDAVVFLPNGGNFCSGGDVHDIIGPLVEMDMKQLLAFTRMTGDFVKAMLNCGKPIIAAVDGVAVGAGAIIAMASDIRIATPEAKTAFLFTRVGLAGCDMGACAILPRIIGQGRAAELLYTGRTMTGAEGERWGFYNRLVEAAALEADALDMAARIVSGPTFAHGITKTQLNQEWSMGLDQAIEAEAQAQAICMQTGDFERAYKAFVAKEKPVFEGN; encoded by the coding sequence ATGACCAACATGGCCGGTCTCAAGCCGAAGCATTTCCTCTGGCAGGTCGAAGGCAGGATCGCTCGCATCCGGCTCGATCGGCCGGAGCGCAAGAACCCGCTGACCTTCGACAGCTATGCCGAGCTGCGCGACACGTTTCGCGATCTCGTCTATGCCGACGATGTCGATGCCGTGGTGTTCCTGCCCAACGGCGGCAACTTCTGCTCGGGCGGCGATGTCCACGACATCATCGGACCGCTGGTCGAGATGGACATGAAGCAGCTGTTAGCCTTCACCCGCATGACCGGCGATTTCGTCAAGGCGATGCTCAACTGCGGCAAGCCGATCATCGCGGCGGTCGACGGCGTGGCGGTCGGCGCCGGCGCCATCATCGCCATGGCTTCAGACATCCGCATCGCCACGCCGGAGGCAAAGACCGCCTTCCTGTTCACCCGGGTTGGGCTCGCCGGCTGCGACATGGGCGCCTGCGCGATCCTGCCGCGCATCATCGGCCAGGGCCGCGCAGCCGAGCTGCTCTACACCGGCCGCACGATGACGGGGGCGGAAGGCGAACGTTGGGGGTTCTACAACCGGCTGGTCGAAGCCGCCGCACTCGAGGCCGACGCGCTCGACATGGCGGCGCGCATCGTCTCGGGTCCGACCTTCGCGCATGGCATCACCAAGACGCAGCTCAACCAGGAATGGTCGATGGGCCTCGACCAGGCGATCGAGGCCGAGGCGCAGGCACAGGCGATCTGCATGCAGACCGGCGATTTCGAGCGGGCTTACAAGGCGTTCGTGGCGAAGGAAAAGCCGGTGTTCGAGGGGAATTGA
- a CDS encoding ABC transporter permease: MDEARTPRRRLSPRLWLAGGWLLVALLAAIFAPLIAPQDPLAQDLMLERLPPFWLDGAEPGYWLGTDSLGRDLLSRLIFGGRIAFVVAFAAASAACLVGSALGLIAGYFGSWADRIISRIVDVWMAFPPVLFAILLVAVLGTGLSSVIIAIAVIDWTRFCRVIRAEALGQSRMDYVENARIAGYGRIGIMLREVLPNVVPSIVALLSLEMGIAIIVEAILSFVNLSISTDDPTWGGIIAEGRLSIHQAWWVLVFPLITLILTVLSFSQFGEGLKARFDPVLR, from the coding sequence ATGGATGAAGCCCGCACGCCGCGACGCAGGCTGAGCCCGCGACTGTGGTTGGCCGGCGGCTGGCTGCTCGTCGCACTGCTGGCGGCGATCTTCGCGCCCCTGATCGCGCCGCAAGACCCGCTGGCGCAGGATCTGATGCTGGAGCGCCTGCCGCCCTTCTGGCTCGACGGCGCCGAGCCCGGCTATTGGCTGGGCACCGACAGCCTCGGGCGGGATCTGTTGTCGCGGCTGATCTTCGGCGGTCGCATCGCCTTTGTCGTCGCCTTTGCCGCCGCGTCGGCTGCCTGCCTTGTCGGATCGGCATTGGGGCTGATCGCCGGCTATTTCGGCAGCTGGGCGGACCGCATCATCTCGCGCATCGTCGACGTCTGGATGGCCTTCCCGCCGGTGCTGTTCGCCATCCTTCTGGTGGCGGTGCTGGGCACGGGCTTGAGCTCCGTCATCATCGCGATCGCCGTCATCGACTGGACGCGCTTTTGCCGGGTGATCCGCGCCGAGGCGTTGGGCCAGTCGCGCATGGACTACGTCGAGAACGCCCGCATCGCCGGCTATGGCCGCATCGGCATCATGCTACGCGAGGTGCTGCCCAATGTGGTGCCGTCCATCGTCGCGCTTTTGTCGCTCGAAATGGGCATCGCGATTATCGTCGAGGCGATCCTGTCCTTCGTCAATCTGTCGATCTCGACCGACGACCCGACCTGGGGCGGCATCATCGCCGAGGGCCGGCTGTCGATCCATCAGGCCTGGTGGGTGCTGGTGTTTCCGCTGATAACGCTCATCCTCACCGTGCTGTCCTTCAGCCAGTTCGGCGAAGGGCTGAAGGCGCGTTTCGACCCGGTGCTGCGATGA
- a CDS encoding ABC transporter ATP-binding protein, translating to MSAAAKSCLDIRNLSAVLPNGQRVLRSVSLVVQPGEVRALVGESGAGKTMIGKAVLGVLPKSVRIVEGEMLIEGEDLGRLDAKARRNLIGARTALIPQDPLTALNPSRRIGSQMTDRLVRILGWSGQRADQRIRQLLDEVHIRDPERVLKCYPHELSGGMRQRVLIAAAFAAEPRLIVADEPTTALDVTVQKQILRLIAQLQRDHGTAILFVTHDLGVVAKISQKVSVLFAGKVVEEAETAALFAAPQHPYTRALMAATPRYTDPLASLKPVDETVLAGLAAEIAAADQAWRPGHG from the coding sequence ATGAGCGCCGCCGCCAAATCGTGCCTCGACATCCGCAACTTGAGCGCCGTGCTGCCGAACGGCCAGCGCGTGCTACGCTCGGTCTCGCTGGTGGTCCAACCCGGCGAGGTGCGCGCGCTGGTCGGCGAGAGCGGCGCCGGCAAGACAATGATCGGCAAGGCAGTGCTCGGCGTGCTGCCGAAAAGCGTGCGCATCGTCGAGGGCGAAATGCTGATCGAGGGCGAAGACCTCGGCCGTCTCGACGCCAAGGCGCGGCGGAACCTGATCGGCGCGCGCACAGCGCTGATTCCGCAGGATCCGCTCACCGCGCTCAATCCGTCGCGCCGCATCGGCTCGCAGATGACGGACCGGCTCGTGCGCATCCTCGGCTGGAGCGGCCAGCGGGCGGATCAGCGCATACGGCAGTTGCTCGACGAGGTGCATATCCGCGACCCGGAGCGCGTGCTGAAATGCTACCCGCACGAATTGTCCGGCGGCATGCGCCAGCGCGTGCTGATCGCGGCGGCCTTCGCGGCGGAGCCCAGGCTGATCGTCGCCGACGAGCCGACGACGGCGCTCGACGTGACCGTGCAGAAGCAGATCCTGCGGCTCATCGCGCAGTTACAGCGCGACCACGGCACCGCGATCCTGTTCGTCACCCACGACCTCGGCGTCGTCGCTAAGATCAGCCAGAAGGTGTCGGTGCTCTTTGCCGGCAAGGTGGTCGAAGAAGCCGAGACGGCCGCGCTCTTTGCCGCCCCGCAGCACCCATATACGCGGGCGCTGATGGCGGCGACGCCGCGCTATACCGATCCGCTGGCGTCGCTGAAGCCGGTGGACGAAACCGTGCTCGCCGGGCTTGCGGCGGAGATCGCGGCGGCAGACCAGGCATGGAGGCCCGGCCATGGCTGA
- a CDS encoding SDR family NAD(P)-dependent oxidoreductase → MIAGTHALVTGGGSGVGRSIALALAEAGVTVTICGRRETALAEVARENDRIFGIAADVTDEAEMAALHEKAEAARGPIDIVVANAGMAGSAPAQKISLADWRRTLEVNLTGAFLTVKPALVGMLARKSGRIVFVASTAGLKGYAYVAPYVAAKHGVVGLMRSLAAEIAKSGVTVNAVCPGFVETDMLEESVRRIVEKTGRAADETRASLAAINPQGRFIQPEEVAAAVLWLCSDAARSITGQAISISGGETW, encoded by the coding sequence ATGATCGCCGGGACGCACGCCCTCGTCACCGGCGGCGGCTCGGGCGTCGGGCGCTCGATCGCGCTGGCGCTGGCGGAAGCCGGCGTTACCGTCACCATCTGCGGCCGGCGCGAGACGGCGCTCGCGGAAGTAGCCCGCGAAAACGACCGCATCTTTGGCATTGCCGCCGATGTCACCGACGAAGCGGAAATGGCCGCCCTCCACGAGAAAGCGGAAGCTGCGCGCGGACCGATCGACATCGTGGTTGCCAATGCCGGGATGGCCGGCAGCGCCCCGGCGCAAAAGATTTCGCTGGCCGACTGGCGGCGCACGCTCGAAGTCAACCTGACCGGCGCCTTCCTGACGGTGAAGCCGGCGCTGGTCGGCATGCTGGCGCGGAAGTCGGGCCGTATCGTCTTCGTCGCCTCAACCGCTGGCCTCAAGGGCTACGCCTATGTCGCGCCCTATGTCGCGGCCAAGCATGGTGTCGTCGGGCTGATGCGTTCGCTTGCCGCAGAGATCGCCAAATCCGGCGTCACCGTCAATGCGGTGTGCCCTGGCTTCGTCGAAACCGATATGCTGGAAGAGTCCGTCCGACGCATCGTCGAAAAAACCGGCCGCGCCGCCGATGAGACGCGGGCGAGCCTTGCCGCGATCAATCCGCAGGGCCGCTTCATCCAACCTGAAGAGGTGGCCGCGGCGGTGCTTTGGCTGTGCAGCGATGCCGCCCGGTCGATCACCGGGCAGGCGATTTCGATTTCGGGAGGCGAGACATGGTAG
- a CDS encoding ATP-binding cassette domain-containing protein: MAEPLISVRGLKVALPDMTRKPLIGRAPLAEILKGLDFDLPKGSVTGIVGESGSGKSTLGRTLVRLIEPSAGSVHFDGRDISHLSDAELRPLRRDLQMIFQDPMSSLNPRRTIFSIIAAPLKQNGLSDRLKERIAEALRRVGLPQSFASRYRHELSGGQRQRVGIARALALSPRFVLADEIVSGLDVSTQAQILTLLEKLAAEMGLTVAFISHDLSVIRRLCQQVIVMREGVIVEASATDALFENPQQAYTRDLLAAIPLPEIDADWLTSR, from the coding sequence ATGGCTGAGCCGCTCATCTCCGTGCGCGGGCTGAAGGTGGCACTGCCAGACATGACGCGTAAGCCGCTGATCGGCCGGGCGCCGCTGGCCGAGATCCTGAAAGGGCTCGATTTCGACCTGCCGAAAGGATCGGTCACCGGCATCGTCGGCGAATCCGGCTCGGGCAAGTCGACGCTCGGCCGCACGCTGGTGCGGCTGATCGAGCCGAGCGCCGGCTCCGTCCATTTCGACGGGCGCGACATCAGCCATCTTTCGGACGCCGAGCTGAGGCCTTTGCGCCGCGACCTGCAGATGATCTTCCAGGACCCGATGTCGTCGCTCAACCCGCGCCGCACCATTTTCAGCATCATCGCCGCGCCGCTGAAGCAGAACGGCCTCAGCGACAGGCTGAAGGAGCGCATCGCTGAGGCCTTGCGGCGCGTCGGCCTGCCGCAGAGTTTCGCCAGCCGCTACCGACATGAATTGTCGGGCGGCCAGCGGCAGCGCGTCGGCATTGCCCGCGCCCTGGCGCTGTCGCCGAGATTCGTGCTGGCCGACGAGATCGTCTCGGGCCTCGACGTCTCGACCCAGGCGCAGATCCTGACGCTGCTGGAAAAGCTGGCGGCGGAGATGGGGCTGACGGTCGCCTTCATCAGCCACGATTTGTCGGTGATCCGGCGGCTCTGCCAGCAGGTCATCGTCATGCGCGAAGGCGTGATCGTCGAGGCCAGCGCCACCGATGCGCTGTTCGAAAACCCGCAGCAGGCCTATACGCGCGACCTGCTTGCCGCCATTCCCCTGCCCGAGATCGATGCGGACTGGCTGACGTCCCGATAG
- a CDS encoding ABC transporter substrate-binding protein, which translates to MTINRRDLLGYSAAAIGTATLGLPKTAKAADELTIAYNVNLPSWDPTTGPSAVNPTIQGLYQSVFDQIIGQKPDLSFTPGLLTEWGWNDDRTKVMMTVRDGVTWHDGSPFTAEDVVWSLQRAGDEKTGNPIQFVWKNVNNFKIDGNKITGDVVQFDPVYFKWMSFLTGYILPKAYYEKVGAEGFEKAPIGTGPYMVDKFERNAFLRLKANPHYWGAKPAFENVTIKFVTDAASRVAEIESGSSQVTLEIPYEEYDRLIAKDGLAGSIKNVSDIGMIFFNDIEAMLDKNVRQAAVMAVDKDLLVKRLLRGYGQPIATLETPEYAAFDPSIKVEHNAEKAKELLAASGYSPKKPVKFTIQTTKGFKPKDYEMIQAIVGMWRKVGIEANIEVYEIAKHYELRAADKLAPAAFYNWGNSIGDPTTSTGFAMYGPSPHSVWDSQDLIDMINPLWGEKDEAKRIAGWKAVDKYIAEQAYVLPLMQYAQPIVHSKKVNVVQHVSGALLPALMTPA; encoded by the coding sequence ATGACCATCAACAGACGCGATCTTCTCGGATACAGCGCCGCAGCGATCGGCACCGCCACGCTCGGCTTGCCGAAGACGGCAAAAGCGGCGGACGAGCTGACCATCGCCTACAACGTCAACCTGCCGTCCTGGGACCCGACCACCGGGCCTTCTGCCGTCAACCCGACAATCCAGGGCCTCTACCAGTCGGTGTTCGACCAAATCATCGGCCAGAAGCCGGACCTGTCCTTCACGCCCGGCCTGCTCACCGAATGGGGCTGGAACGACGACCGCACCAAGGTGATGATGACGGTGCGCGACGGCGTCACCTGGCATGACGGCTCGCCCTTCACGGCGGAGGACGTCGTGTGGTCGCTGCAGCGGGCCGGTGACGAGAAGACCGGCAATCCGATCCAGTTCGTCTGGAAGAACGTCAACAACTTCAAGATCGACGGCAACAAGATCACCGGCGACGTCGTGCAGTTCGACCCGGTCTATTTCAAGTGGATGTCGTTCCTCACCGGCTACATCCTACCGAAGGCTTATTACGAGAAGGTCGGCGCGGAAGGCTTCGAGAAGGCGCCGATCGGCACCGGTCCCTACATGGTCGACAAGTTCGAGCGCAACGCCTTCCTGCGGCTCAAGGCCAATCCGCATTACTGGGGCGCCAAGCCGGCCTTCGAAAACGTGACGATCAAATTCGTCACCGATGCGGCAAGCCGCGTCGCCGAGATCGAGTCGGGTTCTTCGCAGGTGACGCTCGAAATTCCGTATGAGGAGTATGACCGGCTGATCGCCAAGGACGGGCTCGCCGGCTCGATCAAGAACGTCTCCGATATCGGCATGATCTTCTTCAACGACATCGAGGCGATGCTGGACAAGAATGTCCGCCAGGCGGCCGTGATGGCAGTGGACAAGGACCTGCTGGTCAAGCGGCTGCTTCGCGGCTACGGCCAGCCGATCGCCACGCTGGAGACGCCGGAATATGCGGCGTTCGATCCATCGATCAAGGTCGAGCACAATGCGGAAAAGGCCAAGGAACTGCTCGCCGCTTCCGGCTATTCGCCCAAGAAGCCGGTCAAGTTCACCATTCAGACGACCAAGGGCTTCAAGCCCAAGGACTATGAGATGATCCAGGCGATCGTCGGCATGTGGCGCAAGGTCGGCATCGAGGCCAATATCGAGGTCTACGAGATCGCCAAGCATTACGAGCTGCGCGCCGCCGACAAGCTGGCGCCGGCCGCCTTCTACAACTGGGGCAACTCCATCGGCGACCCGACCACATCGACCGGCTTTGCCATGTACGGGCCGAGCCCGCATTCGGTGTGGGACAGCCAGGACCTGATCGACATGATCAACCCGCTGTGGGGCGAGAAGGACGAGGCCAAGCGCATCGCCGGCTGGAAGGCGGTCGACAAATACATCGCCGAGCAAGCCTATGTGCTGCCGCTGATGCAATATGCCCAGCCGATCGTGCATTCGAAGAAGGTCAATGTCGTGCAGCACGTGTCCGGCGCGCTGCTTCCGGCGCTGATGACCCCGGCCTGA
- a CDS encoding MarR family winged helix-turn-helix transcriptional regulator has product MVAGPLPARSGPGKDRLRLWIRLLRASRTIEAELRERLKKEFDTTLPRFDVMAALYRSPEGMLMSDLSRFLLVSNGNVTGIVDRLVSEGLVTRARRNGDRRTSMVRLTEEGAQTFAAMAAAHESWIGELLGNVSEDEARRLAGMLTSFRSNWEGRE; this is encoded by the coding sequence ATGGTAGCCGGTCCCCTGCCCGCACGCTCGGGTCCCGGCAAGGACAGGCTGCGGCTATGGATACGCCTGCTGCGCGCCTCGCGCACTATCGAGGCGGAACTGCGCGAGCGGCTGAAGAAGGAATTCGACACCACGCTGCCGCGCTTCGACGTGATGGCCGCGCTCTACCGGTCGCCGGAAGGCATGCTGATGAGCGACCTGTCGCGCTTCCTGCTGGTCTCGAACGGCAATGTCACCGGCATCGTCGACCGGCTGGTTTCCGAAGGGCTCGTCACCCGCGCGCGCCGCAACGGCGACCGCCGCACCTCGATGGTGCGGCTGACCGAGGAAGGTGCGCAGACTTTTGCCGCGATGGCCGCGGCGCATGAAAGCTGGATCGGCGAGCTGCTCGGCAATGTCAGCGAGGACGAGGCGCGCCGGCTGGCCGGCATGTTGACCTCGTTCCGCAGCAATTGGGAGGGACGCGAATGA
- a CDS encoding bifunctional salicylyl-CoA 5-hydroxylase/oxidoreductase, which produces MKVAVLGGGPAGLYFAISLKLRDAAHEVTVYERNRPDDTFGWGVVLSAETLENLTKNDPVSAVWIRKHFAYWDDIAVIHGGVRTVSTGHGFCGIGRKRLLILLQRRARELGIKLMFETDIADPKPFMETHDLVVAADGLNSKSRATFADVFKPDIDIRKCKFVWLGTTQKFDDAFTFIFEKTELGWVWAHAYQFDSETATFIVECSEQTWERFGFGHMTQQESIAACERIFAKHLGGHPLKTNANHIRGSAWINFPRVLCERWSYKNLALMGDAAASAHFSIGSGTKLALESAVALADYVESEPDLEAAFRKYEDARRTEVLKLQSAARNSLEWFEEVERYLGLDPVQFNYSLLTRSQRISHENLRLRDAEWLAGAEEWFQRKAGAGGNSLRRAPMFAPFKLRDMAVQNRIVVSPMAQYKAVDGCPTDWHFAHYAERAKGGAGLLYIEMTCVSPEGRITPGCTGFYKPEHEVAWKRLVDFVHAETEARICAQIGHSGAKGSTRVGWQGTDVPLPSGNWPVMAPSAIAWSPQNQVPKAMDRADMDLVRDQFIASAQMAARCGFDMLEIHAAHGYLLSSFITPLTNRRTDAYGGPLENRMRYPLEIFHAVRAVWPAEKPISMRISANDWVGIEGVTPADAVEIARLLHEAGVDLCDVSAGQTSIAAKPVYGRMFQTPFSDRIRNEVGMATMAVGNIYEPDHANSILMAGRADLVALARPHLTDPYWTLHAAVALGDRGVKWPDPYLPGRDQIYRLAEREAAGGLKV; this is translated from the coding sequence ATGAAGGTTGCGGTTCTCGGCGGCGGACCGGCCGGGCTCTACTTTGCCATCTCGCTGAAACTCCGCGACGCCGCGCATGAGGTGACGGTGTATGAGCGCAACCGGCCGGACGACACGTTCGGCTGGGGCGTGGTGCTGTCGGCCGAAACACTCGAGAACCTGACCAAAAACGACCCGGTCAGCGCGGTCTGGATCCGAAAGCATTTTGCCTATTGGGACGACATCGCGGTCATCCATGGCGGTGTGCGCACGGTCTCGACCGGCCACGGCTTCTGCGGCATCGGCCGCAAGCGGCTGCTGATCCTTCTGCAGCGCCGCGCCCGCGAGCTCGGCATCAAGCTGATGTTCGAGACCGACATCGCCGATCCCAAGCCGTTCATGGAAACGCACGACCTGGTGGTCGCCGCTGACGGGCTTAATTCCAAATCCCGCGCCACTTTCGCCGATGTCTTCAAGCCCGATATCGACATCCGCAAATGCAAGTTCGTCTGGCTCGGCACGACGCAGAAATTCGACGACGCCTTCACCTTCATCTTCGAGAAGACGGAGCTTGGCTGGGTGTGGGCGCATGCCTACCAGTTCGACAGCGAGACCGCGACCTTCATCGTCGAATGCAGCGAGCAGACCTGGGAGCGCTTCGGCTTCGGCCACATGACGCAGCAGGAATCGATCGCGGCCTGCGAGCGCATTTTTGCAAAGCATCTCGGCGGCCATCCGCTGAAGACCAATGCCAACCATATCCGCGGTTCGGCCTGGATCAATTTCCCGCGCGTGCTGTGCGAGCGCTGGTCGTACAAGAATCTCGCGCTGATGGGCGATGCGGCGGCATCGGCGCATTTCTCGATCGGCTCGGGCACGAAGCTGGCGCTGGAGAGCGCTGTGGCGCTGGCCGACTATGTCGAGTCCGAGCCGGACCTCGAGGCGGCCTTCCGCAAATACGAAGATGCGCGGCGCACCGAGGTGCTGAAGCTGCAATCGGCGGCGCGCAATTCGCTCGAATGGTTCGAGGAAGTCGAACGATATCTCGGTTTAGATCCAGTTCAGTTCAATTATTCGCTGCTCACCCGCTCGCAGCGCATCAGCCACGAGAACCTCAGGCTGCGCGACGCCGAATGGCTGGCGGGTGCGGAGGAATGGTTCCAACGCAAGGCCGGCGCCGGCGGCAACAGCTTACGCCGCGCGCCGATGTTCGCACCGTTCAAGCTGCGCGACATGGCGGTGCAAAACCGCATCGTCGTCTCGCCGATGGCGCAGTACAAGGCGGTGGATGGCTGCCCGACCGACTGGCATTTTGCCCACTATGCCGAGCGCGCCAAGGGCGGCGCGGGACTGCTCTATATCGAAATGACCTGCGTCAGCCCCGAAGGCCGCATCACGCCCGGGTGCACCGGCTTCTATAAGCCCGAGCATGAAGTGGCCTGGAAGCGGCTGGTCGATTTCGTTCATGCCGAGACCGAAGCCAGGATTTGCGCCCAGATCGGCCATTCGGGCGCCAAGGGCTCGACCCGCGTCGGCTGGCAGGGCACCGACGTGCCGCTGCCCTCCGGCAACTGGCCGGTGATGGCGCCGTCGGCAATTGCCTGGTCGCCGCAGAACCAGGTGCCGAAGGCGATGGACCGCGCCGACATGGATTTGGTGCGCGATCAGTTCATCGCCTCGGCGCAAATGGCCGCGCGTTGCGGCTTCGACATGCTGGAGATCCATGCAGCGCATGGCTATCTGCTGTCGTCCTTCATCACGCCGCTGACCAACCGCCGTACCGACGCCTATGGTGGCCCGCTGGAAAACCGCATGCGCTACCCGCTGGAGATCTTCCATGCGGTGCGCGCGGTATGGCCGGCTGAAAAGCCGATCTCGATGCGCATCTCGGCCAATGACTGGGTTGGTATCGAGGGCGTGACGCCGGCGGACGCGGTCGAGATCGCGAGACTCCTGCATGAGGCCGGCGTCGACCTTTGCGACGTGTCGGCCGGGCAGACCTCGATTGCCGCAAAGCCTGTCTATGGCCGCATGTTCCAGACGCCGTTCTCCGACCGCATCCGCAACGAGGTCGGCATGGCGACGATGGCGGTCGGCAACATCTATGAGCCGGACCATGCCAATTCGATCCTGATGGCCGGCCGCGCCGACCTGGTGGCGCTGGCAAGGCCGCATCTCACCGATCCCTACTGGACGCTGCATGCGGCCGTCGCCCTCGGCGACCGCGGCGTCAAATGGCCCGATCCTTATCTGCCTGGGCGCGACCAGATCTACCGGCTGGCAGAGCGCGAAGCGGCAGGGGGGCTGAAGGTATGA